The proteins below are encoded in one region of Lactuca sativa cultivar Salinas chromosome 3, Lsat_Salinas_v11, whole genome shotgun sequence:
- the LOC111889144 gene encoding protein FAR1-RELATED SEQUENCE 7-like codes for MSEAEASNQTIEPYITEDIDTNDYMEATYDHEKLNSIGVNIEFDEDDIDDETILGKIFDTPDDAYTFYNDYSFLHGFGIRKDDTIKNPTTNEPFWKIYVCNKEGFKRMDKNDSSENEKKRRRDVRTGCHAKIRITRQEDGKWLVDSFNDIHNHDLTMTPTKVMKHRSHSNFHRSIEGKSLMVQFGEAGLRPSQIKKVVNTMKTSNVADVTSKQCANVLSEHRKQLRGKEFYGLIKHFQDKTLDDSDQYFVVDLSDDGYPRNIFWADGRSRDAYTKFRDVVVFDVTYMTNKFKMPFAPFTGVNHHGQSILFGGALLENKKEETFEWLFEHFLKCMFGKYPQAIIIDQDKAMGNAIKKGVSGYSTSFLFMAYHET; via the coding sequence ATGAGTGAAGCTGAAGCAAGTAATCAAACTATAGAACCATATATAACCGAAGATATTGACACAAATGATTAcatggaagcaacatatgacCATGAAAAATTAAACAGTATCGGTGTGAACATTGAATTTGATGAAGATGATATTGATGATGAAACGATATTGGGAAAGATTTTTGATACACCCGATGATGCCTATACATTTTAtaatgattattcatttttgcatgGCTTTGGTATACGTAAAGATGACACAATTAAAAATCCTACAACAAATGAGCCTTTTTGGAAGATATATGTATGCAACAAAGAAGGTTTCAAACGGATGGACAAAAATGATTCAAGTGAAAATGAGAAAAAACGTCGTAGAGATGTGAGAACCGGATGTCATGCAAAGATTCGAATAACAAGACAGGAGGATGGGAAATGGTTGGTGGACTCCTTTAATGACATACACAATCACGACTTGACCATGACACCTACGAAGGTTATGAAGCATCGATCTCATAGCAATTTCCACCGTTCAATAGAAGGTAAATCGCTTATGGTGCAATTTGGTGAAGCAGGGTTGAGACCTTCTCAGATTAAAAAGGTTGTTAACACAATGAAAACCTCAAATGTAGCTGATGTAACTTCAAAGCAATGTGCTAATGTCTTATCTGAGCATCGAAAACAACTTAGAGGAAAGGAGTTCTATGGACTTATAAAACATTTTCAAGATAAAACATTAGATGACAGTGACCAGTATTTTGTTGTGGATTTGTCTGATGATGGGTATCCTAGAAATATCTTTTGGGCTGATGGTAGATCAAGAGATGCCTATACAAAATTCAGAgatgttgttgtgtttgatgtcactTATATGACTAACAAATTCAAGATGCCTTTTGCTCCCTTTACTGGAGTGAATCATCATGGACAGTCTATACTTTTTGGTGGAGCATTGCTTGAAAACAAAAAGGAAGAGACATTTGAATGGTTATTTGAACATTTCCTCAAATGTATGTTTGGCAAGTATCCGCAGgcaattattattgatcaagacaAAGCAATGGGAAATGCAATAAAAAAAGGTGTTTCCGGATACTCGACATCGTTTTTGTTCATGGCATATCATGAAACATGA